In the genome of Lactuca sativa cultivar Salinas chromosome 3, Lsat_Salinas_v11, whole genome shotgun sequence, the window TTCTCTAACAAATCGAAAATCAACTTCAATGTGTTTTTTTCTTGCATGAAACACAATATTTTTTGTTATAGATTGGTAGTACTTAAATTATCACACCTCAAAACTGGTGGTCTTGGTTGGCACACTCCAATTTCTTTGAGTAATGATTGAACCCGTATTACTTCAGCAGTACCATTTGCTAACGCCTTGTATTCTGCCTATGTACTTGAACGAGATAATGTAGGTTGCTTTCGAGAACTCCATGGGATCAAATTTGTCCCTAAGAACACCGCAAAACCTCCGATGGATCTGTGATAATCTAAGAAACCAACCCAATCTGCATCTATAACGACACTAAGTAGTGTAGACTTAGAATTCGGAATATTAAGTCCAACATTAACTGTTCCTTTTATATACCTAAGTATACATTTTACCACCTCCCAATGCATATCGGTAGGTTTGGAGAGATACTGACAAACCTTGTGGACTGCAAACAAAACATCAGGTCGTTTTAAGGTAAGATATTGTAAACCTCCAACCGTGCTCCTATACTTGAAAGCATCCTCATCACTTAAAACTTTACCACAATCCTTTGCAAGTTTATCTGTGACAGACATGGGGATTGATACACTCTTACAATTCTCCATATGAGCTCGATGAATAAGATCAGAGGCATACTTGTGTTGAAATAATGTATTTCCCCCTGAATAGTGAGTGACTTCAATCCCAAGAAAATTATGGAAGCCGCCAAGATCTTTAATAGGAAAAGTAAAGGAAAGATTCCTCACAAGCTGATCCACGAGCGATTTGGAAGATCCAGCAATAACGATCTCATCTACATAGACTAACATGGAGACAATATGCTTGCCATGGTGAAACACAAACAAGGAAGTATCAGCCTTAGATGAACGGAAGCCAAGATGATACAATTTTTCACTCAAGCAAGAGAACCAAGCACGGGGAGATTGTTTAAGCCCATAGATAGCCCTCTGAAGTTTGCATACATAATGAGGATGACGAGAATCTTCAAAATCGGGGGGTTGTTTCATATAAACATCCTCGTTTAAGAACCCATGCAAGAAGGCATTGCTAACATCAATTTCTCTTAAGTGCCAACTTTTGGACACGGCAAGGGAAAGAACTAAACGAACAGTAACAGATTTGACCACCGGACTAAATGTATCATGATAATCAACACCATATTGTTGAGTGAACCCACGAGCAACTAAACGCGCCTTGTGTTTATCAAGAGAGCCATCGGGATTAAGTTTGGTTTTAAAAATCCACTTACACCCAACAATGCTTGCCCTATGTGGTTTAGGTACTAGAGACCAGGTGTTATTTTTCTGTAATGAAGTAAATTGATCCTCCATAGCATTACGCCATTTAGAGTCAACAAGAGCATGTTGATGTGATGTAGGTTCAACAAGAAAGGCACGTCTATTTGGATTATAAAGAATTGTTCCATCAGAAAACTGTTTTAGGAAAAAATTTCCGACTTGACTTCATGTAACTCTACCAGAAGGAGTGCCAGATGACTTGGTTGGAGGGACATCTGGACTAGATGGTACCGGTGAACTAGATGGAGCAGGTGACACTGGTGTAGAATCTTCGTGGGTTGTACAGTCGGCTACTGTAGTTGTACCAGTGGAAGTCAGTGCATCTGGTAAGTTGATAGGTACATTGTTCGAGGGTATCGGCGGTGAGATTCTTGGAAGAGGCAACAAAGATGTGCTATTTGGTGGGTGAGACCTGGTATTAATCATCACAGGAACTACAACTGCATCAAAAGAGTTAGCTAATAACAAAGATAGATCATATTTTCTCATATGGTCATTCATAACATTTAGCTTGTTTTGAGGGAACGACACATTGggagatgatgatggtggtataGACGATACAAAAGTAGCGAATGGAAAACGAGACTCATCAAAAACCACATCTCGAGAGATGTAAATTCTACCTGTTCATTTATCGAGACACTTGTACCCTTTGTGCATAGAACTATAACCCAAGAAAACACATATGGTAGATCAGAAATAGAGCTTATGTGTGTTATATTTACGAAGACTTGGCCAACAAGCACACCTAAAAGTGCGTAAGAATGTGTAGTTAGGTATGATGTTCATGAGACGTGTAATAGGGGTAGAGTTTTGGATAGTACGACTTGGCATACGATTTATTAGGTAACAGGTTGTGAGAAAAGCTTCATCCCAATATCGAAGAAGAAGGGACGAGTGAGCAAGCAAGGCCAAGCCTGTTTCAACGATATGACGACGTTTTCTTTCAGCCATACCATTTTGTTGAGATGTATGCGGACATGACACTTGGTGAGATATGCCACATTGTTGAAAATATTTGTGAAGTTTATGGTATTCACCCCCTAATCAGATTGTATGATACAAATTTTAGTGTTCAGTAAATGCTCAACATGTTTTTGAAAACTGTAGAAAACTTGTTCAACATAAGATTTTTGTTTAATGCAATAAATCCAAGTGTAACGACTAAAATCATCCAAAAAACTAACATAATATCGAAAACCACCACTAGACACTTGAGTCGGTCCCCAAACATCAGTGTGAATAAGCTCAAGTGGTGATGAAGTGACATGAACAGAATTATTATAAGGAAGTTGATGACTCTTTTCATGTTGACATGCATCACAAACAGATGACTCGTTACTAAAGGAAAAACCTAAATTATTAGACTTCAAGATAGACTTGACAATTGTTGAAGTAGGATGACAGAGGCGTTGATGCCATTGGGATGACGAAAGTTTGGTGCTTGATCCAACATAGCGATGAATATCACGAATGGGCACCGAGAAGAGACCACATTTGCTTTTACCAATTAGAAGCATTTTCTTCGTGTGTATGTCCTTAACAAAGAAAATATTGGGGTAAATTTCAATAAACACATGATTATCAGTAACAAGTTTATTGTCTGACAGAAGATGTTTGTTAATGTGAGGAACGTGCAAGATATTTTTAAGAACATGTGGCCGACCTAAACATTGAATTTTAGAATGACCAACATGAGAGATATGCAAACCTATGCCATTAGCTACTTGAACTTAATATTTTCCTTGTTAGCGTTCAGGATTAATAGACAAACAATCAAGGTCGCTTGTAAGGTGATCCGTTGCTCCGATGTCAAGATATCAATTTGGATCATGGGTGTAACTTCCATATGTGGTGCTATTCCCGCCATGATACTCATTGGCTTGATATGCATGATTGAACCGATTCATGCAGTTCAAAGTTGTGTGTCCTGGTATGCCACAAACTTGACACCTTGGGCCTCCACCATATTGTCTTCCTCTGCCACGTCCTCGACCACGGTTTCCATTATTGCGATAATTGTTTCTCTGGTCACTGTTATGGCTTAAATTATTGTACTTGTTATTGCCTTGAGCCTTTTGAGGGTTACTAGTCTCCTGCTTTGTAACAGAGTTGGCAGAGATTACAAAATCTGTTGATCCATTCATCGTTTTTGTCTGAGCTTTATGAGCTATGAGATATGAGTAGACTTCTAACAGCTTGACTTCTTTGGTGTTACTTAGAACTGTGATGGCTGTAAACAGGTCTCCATGGCCTGGACCTAACCCGACTAAAACATAGCCAATAACTTCCTCATCAGTCATCGGGTGACCAATATTAGCCATAGTGTCAGCAAAAGAAGTCATCTTCTGATAGTATTTGGAGGTTGTCATGTCACCTTTCTTTGTATTTGAGAGTTGTGTACGGATCTAAATAGAGTTACCTTTATGTTGAGCAGCAAACATAGTTTGGAGAGAAGTCTATAGTTGGTTGGACGTATCTGTACAACGAGTGAGTTGAGATAGCACTTCTTCCGTCATGGAGGATAGTAAGCCGCCAAGTATTGCTTGATCTTGAGTGACCCAGGACTCATACTCATGATTGTCTTCTTGTTTTGCTGCATCTCCTATACCAACAATGATTTTTGCTGCTGGCATGACTATGGTTCCATCAAGGTAGCCAAAAAGTTTGACCCCTCGTAGGATTGGAACTACCTGTGCCTTCCAGAGTAGAATATTTGTACGAGTCAATTTGCAGGTTATTGCTTTGGCTATTTTTGAGGAATTTATGAGAGTGGGGGTAGTCATGGTAATTGATCAGAGGAAGGTCGATTTAACAGGAAGGGTATAAAGGATCTAGAGATCCTGCGCTCTGATACCAAGTAAGAAAGAGAAAGTATTTTGGCTTAAAAGTCTCCTACAGGAGAACGATGATATATTTATATTGAAGATAATTACAATTGAGATCCTATATTTTAGGATTTGTAAGTTGTACAACAGATATAAGATAAATACAAGTTATCTAAATAGTTATCTATTCTTATCGAATATCCTTCTGTTTACACTATTTTCATTCTCATTATTCAACATAGTTCTTATTTACACAAGCTGAGATGTTTGTGCcgtataattatattttattcatttctACTTGTCTTTTTCTCCGAGCGTCGACATATCACTAAAACGTCCTTCAACACTTTTCTCTCATAGATCTCTAAGAAGCTTTTAGGTAGCTTCCAAAGGAATCAATCGAGAACGTTTACTAATTCTCCTTGTGGTATCCTTTTCATTAATACACATGTTAGCTCTCTCCAAAAATCGTCATATTCAAATTTAGTCCAGACATAACGTCAAACCTAATAATTGCCATTTTCGATGACAATTTCCAAATTCAATACTCCATATTTCCGTGATATATTTTAAGAAGAAAATCTAATCTTATATCATATTATAACATCATATTTTCTTGTCATGCAATAATAATATCTATCATAAGCATAGCACCTAAATGATGTCTGTCTTTAGGTTCCTAGAAATTAACAACAACCGTATTTTCattgtttataataaaaaagtgttatatttttcaatattttgttaataatatatatatatatatatatatatatatatatatatatatatatatataagttcaggGGTAATATTCATAAAAGtcttaatattttggttattaagGCAATCTTTAAACAATTCTTAATATTTTGACAAAATTAAAGGAAAAAGACAGGATCCTATGAAACCGACCAAAAAAGGATTTTTTAAAGTTTTAGCCACTATATACTAAAAATAATACTCCATTCGTTCCAAAATTaatgtccacagacaaaaaacacactgtttaaaaaaacattaattaccaataactttattaaatgaaatgataAATATATCATTTGTTGCATTAATTCTATCCTTTTGTTGTATTTAATTTCATGATAGTTTATCTAATCATGagaggtattttggtaaaaaaaatgtttatttttaaAGTAGACTATTATTTTATGACAAATCAAAAAGAAAACATGAACTATTAATATGGAACGGAAATAATATTTAAGTTTTCgtatgtttatttaataaattagaAAGAGATACAATATATAGTATGAACATTGTAATAAAATGACAAATTATAATGGATCCCAACTCCTTTATATTGCAAAACTCTCTCCATGATTCCATGCCACCTTTTATTTATGGACCTATGCTAACACGAAATATTGACCGGTTAGAATTTTCAGAGAAATAGAAATATATAAATAACTGATGCTTCTAAATGACTAAAAATTACGTCCATTGCTATGTCAAGTAGACCTCTCCCACTAAGGTTGCTGATATGATCAAATGCATGGTTTATATTTGGTTTGAACATAGGAGCACAAAAGGGGttgttaattggattgaaatggtgTATTTGTCCATTCGTGTGTTTGTAATTAAATCTTTTTGTTTGTCCCGTCGTCTAGTTTCTTGCTAGTGTtgtcttttattttaataaatttcgtTCGTCggttccaaaaaacaaacaaagaCTAAAGCAAGTATTTGATTTAAATTGTTGGTATTAAAGATTATAAATTGACTTATTATAGACCAAAAGTTCGAAATACAACCATATAAGCAACTTCAATTTGATCAAAAGTTAAGAGatatcaaatttaataacaaAACATTTAATAGGAAATACCCCTTACATCCTTCATCATAATAGAACTCGACGACTCTAAACTAAttatttctttaagtttcctttctaATTAAGTACAAATCATTGAGCACAATAAGGCTCACAAGCATGATCatgtttataaataaaataaaataaaatagctGTATATTATTAACAAATTTGACgtgaaccaatttttttttaaatttgaagaTATATATAACTCATACCCGACTCTAAAAGCAAAACAAAATTATGGGTATTCATGGTTATCTTTGACGGTTAGAAAAATTGTCCAGTGACCTTTTTAATAAAACTGTCCAGGATATGGAAGTTCATTTCGACATGACGATTAGGCAGAAAACAATTTTTGAGTGTCTACGGGCCCCACATGCTCAGGATTTCGTTATGACTATTCCTATTGACGGTCTTGGCTAACAACTATCGCCGGTGGAGTATCGTGTGATCCTCAAGTATCGCCTTATGATCCCCTTATTTCCGGCTGACGAAACTTGCCCTGTTTGTCGTAAGGCATGCTTGGACTCCTTTAAGGAGCATGTCGTTCATTGTAAAGAGCTCCCGTGTTTCAAGTACCGACACGACCTGGTTAGGGATGTTCTTTTCGACATATTTAGGCGTACTGGTGTTTCCGCCAAGAAAGAGACACCTGTCATTCTGTCAATTTTTTGACTGGCCCATTTGAAGGAAGATCAACACTTAGACCAGTTGATGTTTTAGTATTTGGATTGGCCGGAGGAAAACATGTATTCGTGGATCTAACACGGGTTTCCCCTCTTGTGGGTCTGGGAAGTGGGGTTTTCACTGTGAGATAAACTGCTTTAAAAGTTGCATCAAACAAAGTAGCAAAACATGAGAAAGCGTGCATGGAAAAATCAACACATGTTTATACtctttgtattttatattttcggTTTCCTTGCGCCAGAAGTTGTGGAGCTACTCAGtagagtccaacgggtcatgcatagtaatgttatgaCTTCAAGATCTATAGTTgttgtttttaaaagaattagttttgtcatcCAAAAAGGGGTTGCAGCACAACTTGTTGTTTGCTTACCTGCTGCGTCTATGTAAAACTTTCTTCTGTgctaattaaaaatattattaagaTTAATGTCAAATATCTTGttaatattgttttttttcttGTGACATAAATCCATATGACGCCCTTGTACTACACTAGAAATGAACAATGAAGGTCCATGGTAGTTTTGTACATGCACATGCTTTCTGGTAAATCATTTTTGCATTAACGAAGTAGTTTATATTAGAATACTTAAAAGAGCATACAATAAAAGATCATGAGTGTGATCTTTGCTTATAataaaagtataaaacaaaatataaGTTGTTCAAACCTAATTGAAATATGGTAACCTTGAACAGAGTTTACATAATAGTTAATTTCAAGAAACTCATGATGATTTACATTTTAAAAGCATCAGGTTCATGAGTGTTTCTTCCCCAGGGATGTCACCCTTAATGGCTTCATGTAACCATATACGTTTTTCCCATTCTGCAAGTTTTGGAGTTCTAACTTCATCAAACACCTTGAATTCATTATCTTTCTCAATAATGTTTGTTAAACCCAGAAAAGATCCAAGAACAACATCTAAATACCCTATGTCTTGCCCACCAAAATAACCCTTGCCCTTGCTAAATTTCACAAATGCTTCTTCCAATAGTTGTGATCCTTTGATAATCTTATGTTTTACTGCTTCTTTTACATCTTTCCCTTGTGCTTGTCTCAATTCAAGATACAATGGTGTAAACTGTCAAGGATTTGCAATAAATGCCAACAAAAAATTAGAAACTCGCATTAAAAATaagtattattatattatatcgATCGTTTGGCATATATACCTTGTTATCAATGTAGTGGGCCCAAAACCGGTTATGTGCTCGATCTGAAGGGTCTGTTGGGAGAATTTTGTGGATATTGGGTTCGATTTCATCTAGATACTCGATTATGATAAGAGACTCACAAATGGGTGGTTTGTTTGCATGCAAAAGAACGGGTACTTTCTTAAGCACTGGGTTCGATGTCAATAGGAGCTCACTTTTGCAAGTTAGATTCTCATCAATAAACTCGTATTCGATGGACTTAAGGTTGAGGACGAACTGAACTCGATTCACAAATGGACTTGCAGCTGTCCCAAGAAGCTTTATTTCACTCATTTCGGAGTGATGTTTCATGCTTGGAAGA includes:
- the LOC111888389 gene encoding glutathione S-transferase U17, with amino-acid sequence MKHHSEMSEIKLLGTAASPFVNRVQFVLNLKSIEYEFIDENLTCKSELLLTSNPVLKKVPVLLHANKPPICESLIIIEYLDEIEPNIHKILPTDPSDRAHNRFWAHYIDNKFTPLYLELRQAQGKDVKEAVKHKIIKGSQLLEEAFVKFSKGKGYFGGQDIGYLDVVLGSFLGLTNIIEKDNEFKVFDEVRTPKLAEWEKRIWLHEAIKGDIPGEETLMNLMLLKCKSS